A genomic stretch from Mycobacterium paraterrae includes:
- a CDS encoding glycerol-3-phosphate 1-O-acyltransferase — MSASTDTSSISTTDNVLVLAASSSPIEAELLAAWLDQQRARHPETKLEVLALPEQNPTPGALAQLVEQLELDEDRSIMPVRVFWMPRADATALNRVTALLPGRNPYQPSERQQRHILRADRSRAQVVAGEPAKVSELRQQWRDITVGDNPREFAHFVTRRALLAMERAEYRILGPQYKSPRLVRPEIMASARFRAGLEKIPGADLEKAGKMLDELATGWSRVSVDLVGVLGRLFSRGFDREIDYDEYQVAALRSALEAHPAVLLFSHRSYIDGAVMPVAMQENRLPPVHVFAGVNLAFGIMGPLMRRAGTIFIRRNIGNDPLYKYVLKEYVGYVVEKRFNLSWSIEGTRSRTGKMLPPKLGLMSYVADAYLDGRSDDILLQGVSISFDQLHETAEYAAYARGGEKRPEGLSWMYNFIKAQGERNYGKIYVRFPEAVSMREYLGPSHGDMVNDEAAKRLALQKMSFEVAWRILQSTPVNATGLVSALLLTTHGVALTLTQVHHTLQDSLDYLERKNTPMSTSALRLRTPDGVRAALDSLSNGHPVTRVDSGREPVWRIAPEDEHTAAFYRNSVIHAFLETSIVELALAYAGRVEGDRLDAFWTQAMRLRDLLKFDFYFADSAAFRQNVADEMAWHEDWEAHVAAGAEEIDAMLYAKRPLMSDAMLRVFFEAYEIVADVLRDAPADIGGKELTQLALGVGKQYVAQGRVSSSEPVSTLLFDTARQVVADQDLLEPGPDLAERRVAFRCELQGILQDFDHVGRIARKQFVAREAEARAAEKR, encoded by the coding sequence ATGAGCGCCTCCACCGATACCAGCTCGATCAGCACCACCGACAACGTCTTGGTCCTCGCGGCGTCATCGTCGCCGATCGAGGCGGAACTGCTGGCCGCGTGGCTGGACCAGCAGCGCGCTCGCCACCCCGAGACGAAGCTCGAAGTGCTGGCGCTGCCAGAGCAGAATCCGACACCGGGTGCGCTCGCCCAGCTCGTCGAGCAGCTCGAGTTGGACGAAGACCGGTCGATCATGCCGGTTCGGGTGTTCTGGATGCCGCGGGCCGACGCGACGGCCCTGAACCGGGTGACGGCGTTGCTGCCCGGACGAAACCCCTACCAGCCCAGCGAACGTCAACAGCGCCACATCCTAAGGGCGGACCGTTCGCGTGCTCAGGTGGTGGCCGGTGAACCCGCCAAGGTCTCCGAGCTTCGTCAGCAGTGGCGCGACATCACGGTCGGTGACAACCCGCGTGAATTCGCGCACTTCGTCACCCGCCGCGCCTTGCTGGCGATGGAGCGTGCCGAGTACCGAATCCTTGGACCGCAATACAAGTCACCGCGCTTGGTGCGTCCAGAGATCATGGCGTCCGCGCGGTTCCGCGCCGGCCTGGAGAAGATCCCGGGTGCCGACCTCGAGAAGGCCGGCAAGATGCTCGACGAACTCGCCACCGGGTGGAGCCGGGTCTCCGTCGACCTCGTCGGTGTCCTCGGCAGGCTGTTCAGCCGCGGGTTCGACCGCGAAATCGACTACGACGAATACCAAGTGGCGGCGCTTCGCTCCGCGCTCGAAGCGCATCCGGCGGTGCTGCTGTTCTCGCATCGGTCCTACATCGACGGCGCGGTCATGCCAGTGGCGATGCAGGAGAACAGGCTTCCGCCCGTGCACGTATTCGCCGGTGTCAACCTGGCTTTCGGGATCATGGGGCCGCTGATGCGCCGCGCCGGAACCATTTTCATCCGACGCAACATCGGCAACGACCCGCTGTACAAGTATGTGCTCAAAGAGTACGTCGGCTACGTGGTGGAGAAACGGTTCAACCTCAGCTGGTCGATCGAGGGCACCCGCTCGCGCACTGGAAAGATGTTGCCGCCCAAGCTCGGATTGATGAGCTACGTCGCGGACGCGTATCTCGACGGACGCAGCGACGACATCCTGCTGCAAGGTGTTTCGATCAGCTTCGACCAGCTGCACGAGACCGCCGAATACGCCGCCTACGCCCGCGGTGGCGAGAAGCGCCCCGAGGGCCTGAGCTGGATGTACAACTTCATCAAAGCCCAGGGTGAGCGCAATTACGGCAAGATCTACGTGCGCTTTCCCGAAGCCGTCTCGATGCGCGAATATCTCGGCCCGTCGCACGGCGACATGGTCAACGACGAGGCCGCAAAACGGCTTGCGCTACAAAAGATGTCGTTCGAAGTCGCGTGGCGCATCCTGCAATCCACACCGGTGAACGCGACCGGCTTGGTGTCGGCACTCCTGCTCACCACGCACGGGGTGGCCCTGACGCTGACTCAGGTGCACCACACCCTGCAGGATTCGCTGGACTACCTGGAGCGCAAAAACACCCCGATGTCCACGAGTGCGTTGCGGCTGCGAACACCCGACGGTGTTCGTGCGGCGTTGGACTCGCTGTCGAACGGGCATCCCGTCACCCGGGTGGACAGCGGCCGAGAACCGGTGTGGCGCATCGCCCCTGAAGACGAACACACCGCCGCGTTCTACCGCAACTCGGTGATCCACGCGTTCCTGGAAACTTCGATCGTCGAACTGGCGTTGGCGTACGCCGGCCGGGTCGAGGGCGACCGGCTGGACGCGTTCTGGACGCAGGCGATGCGACTGCGGGATCTGCTGAAATTCGACTTCTACTTCGCCGACTCGGCGGCATTCCGCCAAAACGTGGCCGACGAGATGGCCTGGCACGAGGACTGGGAAGCGCACGTCGCTGCGGGCGCCGAGGAGATCGACGCGATGCTCTACGCCAAGCGACCGCTGATGTCTGACGCGATGCTCCGGGTGTTCTTCGAAGCCTACGAAATCGTCGCCGATGTCCTCCGCGATGCGCCGGCCGACATCGGCGGTAAAGAACTCACCCAGTTGGCGCTCGGCGTCGGCAAGCAGTACGTCGCCCAGGGGCGGGTGAGCAGCAGCGAGCCGGTGTCGACGCTGCTGTTCGACACCGCACGCCAAGTCGTCGCCGATCAGGATCTGCTCGAGCCGGGCCCCGACCTGGCCGAGCGTCGCGTCGCGTTTCGATGCGAATTGCAGGGCATTTTGCAGGATTTCGATCACGTGGGGCGGATTGCGCGCAAGCAGTTCGTTGCCCGTGAGGCCGAGGCCCGCGCCGCGGAAAAGCGGTAG
- a CDS encoding HAD-IB family hydrolase/lysophospholipid acyltransferase family protein, whose protein sequence is MSSENGEAKKPARDLRLPGSVAEIMASPPGPKIGAFFDLDGTLVAGFTAIILTQERLRRRDMGVGELISMVTAGLNHQLGRIEFEELIGKASAALRGRMLSDLDEIGERLFVQRIESRIYPEMRELVRAHLARGHTVVLSSSALTIQVAPVARFLGIENTLTNKFETDDDGVLTGGVVAPILWGPGKAAAVQKFAAENGIDLKDSYFYADGDEDVALMYLVGNPRPTNPEGKMAAVAKRRGWPILRFTSRSGGGITAQLRTLAGVGSVVPVAAGAVGIGLLTRSRRRGVNFFTATWSQMLLAASGVELNVLGGENLTAQRPAVFIFNHRNQADPVIAGALIRDNWVAVGKKELEGDPIMGTLGKALDSVFIDRDNPAAAIESLHQVEERARQGLSIMIAPEGTRLDTTSVGPFKKGPFRMAMAVGIPIVPIVIRNAEIIAARNSTTMNPGTVDVAVFPPIPVEDWTVETLSDRIAEVRQLYVDALADWPVDELPDHDVYRKKPPARKSAPAKKALPAKGAAPAKKAVAKKAAAKKTAAKAPPRKAAKAQPDTPRPKGRS, encoded by the coding sequence ATGAGTTCAGAGAACGGCGAGGCGAAGAAGCCGGCGCGTGATCTCCGGCTGCCAGGTTCGGTTGCCGAGATCATGGCCAGCCCGCCGGGGCCGAAGATCGGTGCATTCTTCGACCTGGACGGAACTCTGGTGGCCGGCTTCACCGCGATCATCCTGACCCAGGAGCGCCTGCGCCGCCGTGACATGGGTGTCGGCGAGTTGATCAGCATGGTCACCGCTGGGCTGAATCACCAACTCGGTCGCATCGAATTCGAAGAGCTCATCGGCAAGGCGTCGGCGGCGCTGCGGGGACGCATGCTCAGCGACCTCGACGAGATCGGTGAGCGACTCTTCGTGCAGCGCATCGAATCCCGGATCTATCCCGAGATGCGCGAGCTGGTACGCGCTCACCTGGCTCGTGGCCACACGGTCGTGCTCAGTTCTTCGGCGCTGACCATCCAGGTTGCTCCGGTGGCGCGCTTTCTCGGTATCGAGAATACGCTGACCAACAAGTTCGAAACCGACGACGACGGTGTCCTCACCGGCGGTGTGGTCGCACCGATCCTGTGGGGTCCGGGCAAGGCCGCCGCCGTGCAAAAGTTCGCCGCCGAGAACGGAATCGACCTCAAGGACAGCTATTTCTACGCCGACGGTGACGAAGACGTCGCGCTGATGTATCTGGTCGGCAACCCGCGGCCGACCAACCCCGAAGGCAAGATGGCCGCGGTCGCCAAGCGGCGCGGCTGGCCGATTCTGCGATTCACGAGTCGCAGCGGCGGGGGCATCACCGCGCAACTGCGCACGCTGGCCGGCGTCGGTTCGGTGGTGCCGGTCGCGGCGGGGGCCGTCGGGATCGGGTTGCTGACCCGAAGCCGTCGCCGCGGGGTCAATTTCTTCACCGCGACGTGGTCGCAGATGTTGTTGGCCGCCAGCGGTGTTGAACTGAACGTCCTTGGCGGAGAAAATCTCACCGCACAGCGGCCCGCGGTGTTCATTTTCAACCACCGCAACCAGGCCGACCCGGTCATCGCCGGCGCGCTGATTCGTGACAACTGGGTCGCGGTCGGCAAGAAAGAGCTCGAGGGCGACCCGATCATGGGGACTTTGGGCAAGGCGCTCGACTCGGTCTTCATCGATCGAGATAACCCGGCCGCGGCGATCGAGTCATTGCACCAGGTCGAAGAGCGTGCGCGTCAAGGTCTTTCGATCATGATCGCGCCCGAAGGCACCAGGCTGGACACCACCAGCGTCGGGCCATTCAAAAAGGGACCGTTCCGGATGGCGATGGCGGTGGGAATACCGATCGTGCCGATCGTGATCCGCAACGCCGAAATCATCGCCGCCCGCAACTCGACCACGATGAACCCTGGGACCGTGGACGTGGCTGTGTTCCCGCCGATCCCAGTCGAGGACTGGACAGTGGAAACACTGTCGGACCGAATTGCCGAAGTCCGCCAGCTCTACGTGGACGCGTTGGCGGACTGGCCGGTCGACGAACTTCCCGACCATGACGTGTACCGGAAGAAGCCGCCTGCGCGAAAGTCGGCGCCGGCGAAGAAGGCCTTGCCCGCCAAGGGAGCGGCGCCGGCGAAGAAGGCTGTCGCCAAAAAAGCGGCGGCGAAGAAGACCGCCGCGAAGGCGCCACCCCGCAAAGCTGCCAAGGCACAACCGGATACGCCGCGGCCGAAGGGGCGATCATGA
- a CDS encoding wax ester/triacylglycerol synthase family O-acyltransferase, with the protein MAEQLDAAGLPTALGPVDYLLHRGEANPRTRSGIMALEILDRTPDWERFRARFENASRRVLRLRQKVVVPTLPTAAPRWVVDPDFNLDFHVRRIRVSEPGSLRQVLDLAEVMVQSPLDIARPLWTATLIEGLPDGKAATLLHLSHAVTDGVGSVEMFAHIYDLERDPPPQPIPDQPIPQDLSANDLMREGLSNLPVNVAKGAGGALWGAASVLGRAVTRPGAAVSGVLNYARSGARVVGRAAEPSPLLRRRSLATRSEAIDILLSDLHRAAKAGGGSINDAYLAGLCGALGRYHEALGVPTSSLPMAVPVSLRAESDAAGGNRFTGVNLAAPIGTKDPVTRMQKIRLQMTQRRDEPAMDIIGSIAPVLSVLPGPLLESMTGSVVGSDVQASNVPVYPGDTFLVGAKVLRQYGIGPLPGVAMMVVLISRGGYCTITARYDRAAIRDEALFAQCLLDGFNEILTLAGDPAPQAVPASFEASDTSKR; encoded by the coding sequence ATGGCTGAGCAGCTCGACGCGGCCGGGCTGCCCACCGCGCTCGGGCCGGTGGATTACCTGCTGCACCGCGGCGAGGCGAATCCACGTACCCGCTCGGGAATCATGGCCCTGGAGATCCTCGACCGCACACCGGACTGGGAGCGATTCCGGGCTCGCTTCGAGAATGCTTCACGGCGGGTGCTGCGGCTGCGGCAGAAGGTCGTCGTCCCGACGTTGCCGACGGCCGCGCCTCGGTGGGTAGTCGATCCCGACTTCAACCTGGACTTCCATGTCCGCCGGATTCGGGTGTCGGAACCCGGCTCGTTGCGACAGGTGCTGGATCTCGCTGAGGTGATGGTGCAGTCGCCACTCGACATCGCCCGGCCGCTGTGGACGGCCACCCTCATCGAAGGCCTACCGGATGGTAAGGCCGCGACGCTGCTGCACCTGTCCCACGCCGTCACCGACGGTGTGGGCAGCGTCGAGATGTTTGCCCACATCTACGACCTCGAGCGCGACCCGCCGCCGCAGCCGATCCCGGATCAGCCCATCCCGCAAGACCTGTCGGCCAACGACTTGATGCGCGAAGGGCTGAGCAACTTGCCCGTCAACGTCGCCAAGGGAGCGGGCGGCGCGCTGTGGGGCGCGGCATCGGTACTTGGTCGGGCGGTCACGCGTCCCGGCGCCGCGGTCTCGGGCGTGCTGAACTACGCCCGATCCGGCGCTCGGGTGGTCGGGCGCGCCGCCGAACCGTCTCCGTTGCTTCGTCGCCGCAGCCTGGCTACCCGTAGCGAGGCCATCGACATCCTGCTGTCCGATCTGCATCGTGCCGCGAAAGCCGGTGGCGGATCGATCAACGACGCCTACCTGGCCGGCCTCTGCGGTGCCCTGGGGCGCTACCACGAAGCTCTCGGGGTGCCGACCTCGTCGCTGCCGATGGCGGTGCCGGTCAGCCTGCGGGCCGAATCCGACGCGGCCGGCGGTAACCGGTTCACCGGCGTCAACCTGGCGGCCCCGATCGGCACGAAGGATCCGGTCACCCGGATGCAGAAGATCCGCCTGCAGATGACCCAGCGTCGCGACGAGCCGGCGATGGACATCATCGGGTCGATCGCGCCGGTGCTGAGCGTGCTGCCCGGCCCACTGCTGGAATCGATGACGGGTTCGGTCGTCGGCTCGGACGTACAGGCCAGCAACGTGCCTGTCTATCCGGGTGACACGTTTCTGGTCGGAGCAAAAGTGTTGCGGCAGTATGGTATTGGCCCGCTACCCGGTGTTGCGATGATGGTCGTGCTGATCTCCCGGGGCGGGTACTGCACTATTACGGCGCGGTATGACCGCGCGGCGATCCGCGACGAGGCGTTGTTCGCCCAATGCCTGTTGGACGGTTTCAACGAAATCCTCACGCTGGCAGGTGATCCCGCTCCGCAGGCTGTGCCCGCCTCGTTCGAGGCCTCTGACACGTCGAAGCGATAA
- a CDS encoding alpha/beta hydrolase: MLRHGVRLASGPAGAYRTGSLLLRGSPTVAGFLAGWLSTELAPHVVTGHALAGVSALSIGKVASGWAAQRADRILTAALQDAVGEQFRDSVHHPISDRPERRGGVLHAAGGHRRYAAETSDIVYGPNARDNMLDIWRHRDIKPGDKAPVLLQIPGGAWTVNGRRPQGYPLMGRMAELGWVCVSIDYCKSPRHAWPAHAIDVKRALAWVRENIADYGGDPDFIAVTGGSAGGHLAALVALTANDPRLQPGFEDADTTVQAAVPYYGVYDLTDPTKMHEMMMQFLELFVMKERYEDNPELFELGSPINHVHKDAPPFFVLHGESDSVIPSVQARAFVGALREAGASTLGYAELPNAHHAFDLFATVRSRLAADTVADFLGVVYGRHLQSQSNAQSQRAMSAV; the protein is encoded by the coding sequence ATGTTGCGCCACGGTGTGCGGCTCGCATCCGGGCCGGCAGGAGCCTACCGCACAGGATCTCTGCTGCTCAGAGGCTCGCCAACGGTCGCGGGCTTTCTCGCCGGATGGCTCAGCACGGAATTGGCGCCGCACGTGGTCACTGGACATGCCCTCGCGGGGGTGAGCGCGCTGTCGATCGGCAAGGTTGCCTCGGGCTGGGCCGCCCAGCGCGCAGACAGGATCCTCACTGCCGCCCTGCAGGACGCCGTCGGTGAGCAGTTCCGCGACTCGGTTCATCACCCGATCAGCGACCGGCCGGAGCGCCGCGGGGGAGTGCTACATGCCGCCGGCGGTCACCGGCGCTACGCGGCGGAGACCTCGGACATCGTGTACGGCCCCAATGCGCGGGACAACATGCTGGACATCTGGCGCCACCGCGACATCAAGCCCGGCGACAAGGCACCCGTGTTGCTGCAAATTCCGGGCGGCGCCTGGACGGTGAACGGCAGGCGGCCCCAGGGTTATCCGCTGATGGGCCGAATGGCCGAACTCGGGTGGGTCTGCGTCTCGATCGACTACTGCAAGAGCCCGCGTCACGCGTGGCCGGCGCACGCCATCGACGTCAAGCGGGCGCTGGCCTGGGTGCGCGAGAACATCGCCGACTACGGAGGCGATCCCGACTTCATCGCGGTCACCGGCGGCTCAGCGGGCGGCCACCTGGCCGCACTGGTCGCTCTCACCGCCAACGATCCGCGCCTGCAGCCCGGTTTCGAGGACGCCGACACGACTGTGCAAGCCGCAGTGCCTTATTACGGCGTATACGACCTGACCGACCCCACGAAGATGCACGAGATGATGATGCAGTTTCTCGAGCTCTTCGTCATGAAAGAGCGGTACGAGGACAATCCCGAGCTGTTCGAACTAGGCTCGCCCATTAACCACGTTCATAAAGACGCGCCCCCGTTTTTCGTGTTGCACGGGGAAAGCGACTCGGTGATCCCTAGCGTGCAGGCGCGGGCATTCGTCGGCGCACTTCGCGAAGCCGGTGCTTCGACCCTCGGCTACGCCGAATTGCCCAACGCGCATCACGCTTTCGACCTGTTCGCCACCGTCCGTTCACGACTGGCCGCGGACACCGTGGCCGATTTCTTGGGTGTTGTGTACGGACGGCATTTGCAGTCGCAATCCAATGCCCAAAGCCAGCGCGCCATGTCGGCCGTCTAG
- a CDS encoding IS481 family transposase, protein MRELSVAEQRYQAVLAVISDGLAISQVASKVGVSRQTLHSWLARYEAEGLEGLVDRSHRPARCPHQMAAEVEAAVLELRRSRPYWGPRRLVFELAKRHITPVPSESAVYRALVRAQLIDPHLRDRRSRKWKRWERGAPMELWQMDVVGGFPLADGTSAKALTGVDDHSRMCVCARLMTRERTRAVCEGLRAALATYGAPEQILTDNGKVFTGRFFHPPVEVLFDAICREHGIEHLLTQPRSPTTTGKIERFHRSLRAEFLSSATPFASLRAAQQALDEWVDDYNHHRPHQALNMDTPAQRFAAAAPPTPPSNSPRPRQDRAGQHWVSRRVCANGVVCVSWQQVCIGRHYGGQRCDVHVDGELLRFWIGDNLVKTAARTSHGEVRNKRALRTSAGH, encoded by the coding sequence ATGAGGGAGTTGAGCGTGGCTGAGCAGCGGTATCAGGCCGTTTTGGCGGTGATCAGTGATGGGCTGGCGATCTCGCAGGTCGCGTCGAAGGTAGGGGTGTCGCGTCAGACGCTGCACTCGTGGTTGGCCCGCTATGAGGCCGAGGGCCTTGAGGGGTTGGTGGATCGGTCGCATCGGCCGGCGCGCTGTCCGCATCAGATGGCCGCCGAGGTGGAGGCGGCGGTGTTGGAGCTGCGCCGCTCACGGCCGTATTGGGGTCCACGTCGATTGGTGTTCGAATTGGCCAAACGCCACATCACCCCGGTGCCGTCGGAATCGGCGGTGTATCGGGCGTTGGTGCGGGCACAGTTGATCGATCCGCATCTGCGGGATCGCCGCTCCCGCAAGTGGAAACGCTGGGAACGTGGCGCGCCGATGGAGCTGTGGCAGATGGATGTGGTGGGCGGCTTCCCGCTGGCTGATGGCACCAGCGCCAAAGCGCTGACCGGTGTCGATGACCATTCCCGCATGTGTGTCTGTGCCCGGCTGATGACCCGGGAGCGCACCCGGGCGGTCTGCGAGGGGTTACGCGCCGCGCTGGCCACTTATGGGGCACCTGAGCAGATCCTGACCGATAACGGCAAGGTCTTCACTGGCCGGTTTTTTCATCCTCCGGTGGAGGTGCTGTTCGACGCGATCTGTCGTGAGCATGGCATCGAGCACTTGTTGACTCAGCCGCGAAGTCCCACCACGACGGGCAAGATCGAACGGTTTCACCGCAGCCTCCGCGCGGAATTCCTCAGCAGTGCAACACCTTTCGCGTCGTTGAGAGCCGCCCAACAGGCTCTTGACGAGTGGGTCGATGACTACAACCATCATCGGCCACATCAGGCACTGAACATGGACACTCCCGCGCAACGGTTCGCCGCCGCCGCACCGCCCACCCCGCCGTCGAACTCGCCGCGTCCTCGGCAGGACCGCGCCGGTCAACACTGGGTCAGCCGGCGGGTCTGCGCCAACGGCGTCGTGTGCGTGTCCTGGCAGCAAGTCTGCATCGGCCGTCACTACGGCGGCCAACGCTGCGATGTCCACGTCGACGGCGAACTACTGCGGTTCTGGATCGGCGACAACCTGGTCAAAACCGCCGCCCGAACCAGCCATGGCGAGGTACGAAACAAACGTGCCCTACGCACCAGCGCCGGGCACTAA
- a CDS encoding enoyl-CoA hydratase, translating into MSLVLYSVDNRVALITVNDPDRRNAVTSAMSAELRAAVERAQADPAVHAVVVTGTGKAFCAGADLSALGSAAEEGLRRLYDGFMAVGKCTLPTIAAVNGPAVGAGLNLALAADVRIAGPNALFDARFQKLGIHPGGGATWMLQRAVGPQVARAALLFGMRFDAESAVRHGLALSVAEDPVAAALELAAGPAAAPREVVLATKATMRSTASPGSLDVDLHEQAKDTELGPQAHSIQSPEFAARLAAAQRR; encoded by the coding sequence ATGTCCCTGGTCCTGTACAGCGTCGACAACCGCGTCGCGCTGATCACGGTCAACGACCCGGATCGACGCAACGCGGTGACGAGCGCCATGTCCGCTGAATTGCGCGCCGCGGTGGAACGGGCCCAGGCCGACCCTGCCGTCCACGCGGTGGTGGTCACCGGTACCGGCAAGGCGTTCTGCGCCGGCGCCGATCTCAGTGCCCTGGGCAGCGCCGCCGAAGAAGGATTACGCCGGCTCTACGACGGGTTCATGGCCGTCGGCAAGTGCACGCTGCCCACCATTGCCGCGGTCAACGGCCCAGCCGTCGGCGCGGGGCTGAATTTGGCGCTGGCTGCCGACGTTCGGATCGCTGGTCCGAACGCCTTGTTCGACGCCCGTTTTCAGAAGTTGGGCATTCACCCGGGTGGGGGCGCGACGTGGATGCTGCAGCGCGCTGTGGGACCGCAGGTGGCCCGGGCCGCGTTGTTGTTCGGCATGCGCTTCGACGCGGAATCTGCTGTGCGGCATGGCCTTGCGCTCAGCGTCGCCGAGGACCCGGTAGCGGCGGCGCTGGAGCTGGCAGCCGGTCCGGCCGCCGCGCCGCGCGAGGTGGTGCTGGCGACCAAGGCCACCATGCGCTCCACCGCCAGCCCGGGTTCACTCGACGTGGACCTGCACGAGCAGGCCAAGGACACCGAACTGGGACCGCAGGCCCACTCGATCCAGTCTCCCGAGTTTGCGGCGCGGCTCGCCGCGGCGCAGCGCCGTTAG
- a CDS encoding HpcH/HpaI aldolase/citrate lyase family protein, translating to MPLTNPGPAWLFCPADRHERYEKAAAAADVVILDLEDGCAAADRPAARKSLVDVPLDPSRTVVRVNQFGTEDQELDLQALKDTAYDTVMLPKCEAVEHVSALAPLNVIVLVESPLGALAVTETVQVDNAIAVMWGAEDLFAVLGGTANRYPDGSYREVARHVRSQSLLAAKAYGRLALDSVYLDIKNLDGLRGEVDDAVAVGFDAKVAIHPSQVPVIRAGYAPSAEQVDWARQVLAASAGERGVFAYNGLMVDAPVLRRAERIVHLAGEAPS from the coding sequence ATGCCGCTGACCAATCCCGGCCCGGCATGGCTGTTCTGCCCGGCCGACCGCCACGAGCGCTACGAAAAGGCCGCCGCGGCAGCCGATGTCGTGATCCTCGATCTCGAGGACGGCTGCGCGGCCGCTGACCGACCCGCCGCCCGCAAGTCTCTGGTCGACGTCCCGCTCGACCCGTCGCGAACTGTGGTGCGCGTCAACCAATTCGGCACCGAAGATCAGGAACTGGATCTACAAGCGCTGAAGGACACCGCGTACGACACCGTCATGCTCCCCAAATGCGAAGCGGTCGAACACGTCAGCGCCCTTGCGCCACTGAACGTCATCGTGCTGGTCGAATCACCCCTGGGCGCGCTGGCCGTCACCGAGACCGTCCAGGTGGACAACGCCATCGCGGTGATGTGGGGTGCCGAAGACCTGTTCGCCGTCCTCGGGGGCACCGCTAACCGCTACCCGGACGGCAGCTACCGCGAGGTGGCCCGCCACGTTCGCTCGCAATCGCTGTTGGCCGCCAAGGCGTATGGCCGCCTCGCCTTGGATTCGGTCTATCTCGACATCAAGAACCTCGACGGACTGCGCGGCGAAGTCGACGACGCGGTGGCCGTCGGCTTCGACGCGAAGGTTGCTATTCATCCCAGCCAGGTGCCCGTGATTCGGGCCGGCTATGCCCCGTCGGCCGAACAGGTCGACTGGGCACGCCAGGTCCTCGCCGCCTCCGCCGGCGAGCGCGGCGTGTTTGCATACAACGGACTCATGGTGGATGCGCCGGTGCTGCGGCGAGCCGAACGGATTGTGCACCTCGCGGGTGAAGCACCCTCGTAA
- a CDS encoding MaoC family dehydratase — translation MFRDVVQRGLWFEEFETGVRYLHRPGRTITEADNVLFTTLTMNTQALHLDAAFSDALPPFNQRLVNSMFTLSTLVGLSVAQLTQGTIVGNLGFSEIAFPKPLFHGDTLYAESVILEKRASKSRPGEGIVTFAHTGRNQYGDVVATANRKTMVRMRPSEGDN, via the coding sequence GTGTTCCGTGACGTCGTCCAGCGGGGTTTGTGGTTCGAGGAATTCGAGACAGGCGTGCGCTACCTGCATCGCCCGGGCCGCACGATCACCGAGGCCGACAATGTGTTGTTCACGACGCTGACGATGAACACCCAGGCCCTGCACCTGGACGCGGCGTTCTCCGACGCGCTGCCGCCCTTCAATCAGCGGCTGGTCAACTCCATGTTCACCCTGTCGACCCTGGTCGGATTGTCGGTCGCCCAGTTGACCCAGGGCACGATCGTCGGCAACCTCGGGTTCTCCGAGATCGCTTTTCCCAAGCCACTTTTCCACGGTGACACGTTGTACGCAGAGTCGGTCATCCTCGAGAAGCGAGCATCCAAGAGTCGTCCGGGCGAGGGCATCGTCACGTTCGCGCACACGGGTCGCAACCAGTACGGCGACGTGGTGGCCACCGCCAACCGCAAGACGATGGTGCGGATGCGGCCATCGGAGGGCGACAACTGA